The Gloeobacter morelensis MG652769 genome contains the following window.
CAGCTTGCCTCGCCGGGAACGAGCTTGTACTGAAGCTGCCGAGTACTGCCGGTGGGTTTGGCGTTGGTGTCGGTATCGCGGTAAACAGGAAAGCGCTGGACGAGAGCACTCTCAACCACAGCGAACTCGTCCTGCCCCATGTAGCCTTTTGAAGCCACTTTGTCCTGTGTTAAGGGAGGCAGGTAGACTTCGCTGAGCGATTTGCGCCGATTTACCGAGTACGCCACCAACGAACCGTACGACCCGCTACCTGCGGAAGTAATATAGATATAAATCTCTGGTGAGCCATCCACATTCAGGTCTGCCACCTCAGCACCCGTGACCGTTCCATTGATCGTCCGCTCGATCGGCGAATTATCGATTTCGAGATTGGCCGGAACGATGCGAAGCGTGTTGGCCGAGCCTTCATTTGCACTTGTAACGTGAAATCGGATGCCCTGCAGTTCAAGCGTCCTGTCGAAAGGCAGGCCGGTTACGGGCGATGCTTTCGATGCTGCAGCGGCTGTCTTGCCCCTGCCTGCAATGCCCACCTCGAGCGTGTAATTTGCAGTTTCGTTGCGCCGGGCTGCACTGCGCATCAGGTAGACGCGGATCGTGTACACCCCGTCGGTGGGCAGCTCGGCCTTGAAACGATTGCCGGAGACGGAGCCTACGAATATCGCCACGTCTGATGAACCAGGAGGCAGCACGTTGAAATACGCCGACAGGTTACTCGGCTTGAAGGTGGTGGCCATCGATTGTCCCGCGCTGGCGCGTAACTGATAGTCGACGATCTGATCGCCCTTGAGCTTGCCTGTGATGATGGTACTGGTTTTACCCTTCTCAAACTGGATTTGTTCCTGTCGAATGGCCGCCCCGGCTGCAGCGAGTGTGGTTCCGAGAAGCAAACCGGCCAGCACACAAGCAAGCAATGCCTTCATGAACAATCCTCCCTGAATGACAGACAGACCACCAAATAGTAGAGTAGGCTGACTTGCGAGCGCTACCTGGGGTGCCCTGCGGGCGTTTCTAATTGCGAGACGTTTTCCAATGCTTGGCACCGCTGGCTTCCAGCGTCGTCTGCTTGCATGGCTGCGGCAAGGCCGCTCTTCTTAAGACGACGCCACCTGCAGACTCTTGCCTGGATGATTCTTGCTCTGATGCTCTGCGAGGCGATCGGTCTCACCCCTTGGAGCCCGTTTGTCAGCAAAGTTGGTCGGTGTGATTTGCAGCCGCTCAACTGATGGTTAGGCAGATGTACGGTAAAGAACACCCACGGTAATGTCGTCGCCGCTGCCGCGGCGGGTGATGTCCTCCAGCACCGCCGGCAATTCGGCGCGCAATTGGTCGATCCCCTGAGCGCGCAGAAATTGCAGATACTCAGAACCAATCGATTCGAAAGCCGCTTCGGTGCGGTAAGAGTTGGCGTAACCGTCGGTGGCAATCAGAATCAAGGCGGGGGATGGCGTCGGCCAGATGCACACGCGCGTCTCCTCGGCCGCCTCCTCCAGACACAGCGAAGTGGTCTGGTTGAGAGCAAAACGGCGGTCGCGCTCAAAAGGACGGCTTGTGACACCCTGTTCATCGACGCAGAGAATGTCGCCGTCCCCCAGCTGCACAAATAGCAGATACGCCTCGGTGACGAGCACCCCCAGCGCGGTCGAACCGTAGGCGGTTTCAGGACTGTGCTGCTGAAAGAAACGGGCGGCGGGACCGGCGGCGGCCTCCAGTTGCTGCCACTCGGCCTCGGTGACCGGCTTTTTGGCCAGATGCTCCGCTACCATTTGCCGCCAGGTTTCCACCAGATGCACCCTGAAGTGGGTGTGGGCCACATGTTCGACTGCGGCCGGATCCGCCGGCTCGGTGAGGGTGGCTGGGAAACT
Protein-coding sequences here:
- a CDS encoding PP2C family serine/threonine-protein phosphatase, which translates into the protein MGERRAGWGGLRPRAMMSEIWQITGCSVRGASHYTSGLPNQDAITWRTGERPILAVADGHGSIRHFRSQKGSRLAVEAMASTLESFPATLTEPADPAAVEHVAHTHFRVHLVETWRQMVAEHLAKKPVTEAEWQQLEAAAGPAARFFQQHSPETAYGSTALGVLVTEAYLLFVQLGDGDILCVDEQGVTSRPFERDRRFALNQTTSLCLEEAAEETRVCIWPTPSPALILIATDGYANSYRTEAAFESIGSEYLQFLRAQGIDQLRAELPAVLEDITRRGSGDDITVGVLYRTSA
- a CDS encoding PliI family lysozyme inhibitor of I-type lysozyme, which encodes MKALLACVLAGLLLGTTLAAAGAAIRQEQIQFEKGKTSTIITGKLKGDQIVDYQLRASAGQSMATTFKPSNLSAYFNVLPPGSSDVAIFVGSVSGNRFKAELPTDGVYTIRVYLMRSAARRNETANYTLEVGIAGRGKTAAAASKASPVTGLPFDRTLELQGIRFHVTSANEGSANTLRIVPANLEIDNSPIERTINGTVTGAEVADLNVDGSPEIYIYITSAGSGSYGSLVAYSVNRRKSLSEVYLPPLTQDKVASKGYMGQDEFAVVESALVQRFPVYRDTDTNAKPTGSTRQLQYKLVPGEASWILKVDRVVEY